A single Altererythrobacter sp. BO-6 DNA region contains:
- a CDS encoding NADH-quinone oxidoreductase subunit D: MSVQLEQSPTTGDEVITNYTINFGPQHPAAHGVLRMVMELDGEVIERIDPHVGLLHRGTEKLIEYKTYLQALPYFDRLDYCSPLAMEHSYVLAIEKLLNLEVPERAQYLRVLFAELTRICNHMLNMGAHILDVGAFTPNLWIMDLREDCLNFFERASGARMHSAWFRPGGVHQDVPEKLLVDIGEWLDGRFFPLFEDAMSLVMDNRIFKQRNVDIAVVSRDDAVAWGFSGPMIRAAGIPWDLRKSQPYDVYDRMEFDIPVGTNSDCYDRFMVRVKEVYESAKIMRQCLAQMPEGPIASTDGKVSPPKRGEMKQSMEALIHHFKLYTEGFHVPAGEVYVATESPKGEFGVYLVSDGSNKPYRCKIRPTAFSHLQAMEFMSKGHMLPDATAILGAIDVVFGECDR, from the coding sequence ATGAGCGTGCAGCTCGAACAGTCCCCCACCACCGGTGATGAGGTCATCACCAATTACACGATCAATTTCGGGCCCCAGCATCCGGCCGCGCATGGCGTGCTGCGCATGGTGATGGAGCTGGACGGCGAAGTGATCGAGCGGATCGATCCGCATGTCGGCCTGCTCCACCGCGGGACCGAGAAGCTGATCGAGTACAAGACCTACCTTCAGGCGCTGCCCTATTTCGACCGGCTCGATTACTGCTCGCCGCTGGCGATGGAGCATTCCTATGTGCTCGCGATCGAAAAGCTGCTGAACCTGGAGGTGCCGGAGCGGGCGCAATATTTGCGCGTGCTGTTCGCCGAGCTGACCCGCATCTGCAACCACATGCTCAACATGGGCGCGCATATCCTGGACGTGGGCGCGTTCACCCCGAACCTGTGGATCATGGACCTGCGCGAGGACTGCCTGAATTTCTTCGAGCGGGCTTCGGGCGCGCGCATGCACAGCGCCTGGTTCCGCCCCGGCGGCGTGCATCAGGATGTGCCGGAAAAGCTGCTGGTCGATATCGGCGAATGGCTCGACGGGCGCTTCTTCCCGCTGTTCGAAGACGCGATGAGCCTGGTGATGGACAACCGCATCTTCAAGCAGCGCAATGTCGATATCGCCGTGGTCAGCCGCGATGACGCGGTGGCGTGGGGCTTCAGCGGGCCGATGATCCGCGCGGCGGGCATTCCGTGGGACCTGCGCAAGAGCCAGCCTTACGATGTCTATGACCGGATGGAGTTCGACATCCCGGTCGGCACCAATTCGGACTGCTATGACCGCTTCATGGTGCGCGTGAAGGAAGTCTACGAAAGCGCCAAGATCATGCGGCAGTGCCTGGCGCAGATGCCGGAAGGGCCGATCGCCAGCACCGATGGCAAGGTTTCACCGCCCAAGCGCGGCGAAATGAAGCAGTCGATGGAAGCGCTGATCCACCACTTCAAGCTCTACACCGAAGGCTTCCATGTGCCGGCGGGCGAAGTTTACGTGGCGACTGAAAGCCCGAAGGGCGAATTCGGCGTCTATCTGGTCAGCGACGGCAGCAACAAGCCCTATCGCTGCAAGATCCGCCCGACCGCATTCAGCCACCTGCAAGCGATGGAATTCATGAGCAAGGGACATATGCTGCCTGACGCGACCGCCATCCTCGGCGCGATCGACGTGGTGTTCGGGGAGTGTGACCGCTAA
- the nuoE gene encoding NADH-quinone oxidoreductase subunit NuoE codes for MADRTPAPDTPELRARWGSFEWTDENRKKADWHIAKYPEGRQKSAVMPLLDLAQRQVGAETDTQGWLPLPVIEYVAKYLDMPVIRVLEVATFYFMYNMQPVGKYHVQVCGTTPCMLRGSDALFETCKKRGMSKGHVSEDGLWTLTEVECMGNCATAPMVQINDDNYEDLTPERLDAVLDALARGETPKAGTQEPGRHTSEPAGALSTLKEMVTENHDYRGDW; via the coding sequence ATGGCTGACCGTACTCCCGCACCCGATACGCCCGAGCTGCGCGCGCGCTGGGGCTCGTTCGAATGGACGGACGAGAACCGCAAGAAGGCCGACTGGCACATCGCCAAGTACCCGGAAGGGCGCCAGAAATCGGCGGTAATGCCGCTGCTCGATCTCGCTCAGCGCCAGGTTGGCGCGGAAACCGATACGCAGGGCTGGTTGCCGCTGCCGGTGATCGAATATGTCGCAAAATATCTCGACATGCCGGTCATCCGCGTGCTCGAAGTCGCAACCTTCTATTTCATGTACAACATGCAGCCGGTGGGTAAGTACCATGTGCAGGTCTGCGGCACGACGCCGTGCATGCTGCGCGGATCGGACGCGCTGTTCGAAACCTGCAAGAAGCGCGGCATGAGCAAGGGCCATGTCTCCGAAGACGGGCTTTGGACCCTGACCGAAGTCGAGTGCATGGGCAATTGTGCCACCGCGCCGATGGTCCAGATCAATGACGACAATTACGAGGATCTGACGCCCGAGCGTCTGGACGCCGTGCTCGATGCGCTGGCCAGGGGCGAAACGCCCAAGGCCGGTACGCAGGAGCCGGGCCGTCACACCAGCGAGCCCGCCGGTGCGCTCAGCACTTTGAAAGAGATGGTCACCGAAAACCACGATTACCGGGGGGATTGGTGA
- the nuoF gene encoding NADH-quinone oxidoreductase subunit NuoF, which yields MLADKDRIFTNLYGFQPWNLKAAQARGDWDNTKKLLERGQDAIIQEIKDSGLRGRGGAGFPTGLKWSFMPKESRDGRPSFLVINADESEPGSCKDREIIRHDPHKLIEGALVAGFAMRARAAYIYIRGEYIREAEVLQAAIDEANAAGLIGKNACGSGYDFDVFMHRGAGAYICGEETAMIESLEGKKGQPRLKPPFPAGAGLYGCPTTVNNVESIAVAPTILRRGASWFASFGRENNKGTKLFQISGHVEKPCVVEEAMSIPFRELIEKHCGGITGGWDNLLAVIPGGSSVPLVPAKEIMDAPMDFDGLRELGSGLGTAAVIVMDKSTDIVRAISRLSYFYKHESCGQCTPCREGTGWMWRMMERLRTGDAAIEEIDMLQQVTKQVEGHTICALGDAAAWPIQGLIRHFRPELERRIHEHNAKFAEAAE from the coding sequence ATGCTGGCTGACAAGGACCGCATCTTCACCAATCTCTACGGGTTCCAGCCCTGGAACCTGAAGGCGGCGCAGGCGCGCGGGGATTGGGACAACACCAAGAAACTGCTCGAGCGCGGGCAGGACGCGATCATCCAGGAAATCAAGGATTCCGGCCTGCGCGGGCGGGGCGGGGCAGGCTTCCCCACCGGCCTCAAATGGTCGTTCATGCCGAAGGAATCGCGTGACGGGCGGCCCAGCTTCCTCGTCATCAATGCCGACGAGTCCGAGCCGGGTTCATGCAAGGACCGCGAGATCATCCGCCACGATCCGCACAAGCTGATCGAAGGCGCGCTGGTCGCCGGTTTCGCGATGCGCGCGCGTGCGGCCTATATCTACATTCGCGGCGAATACATCCGCGAGGCCGAGGTGCTGCAGGCGGCGATTGACGAGGCCAATGCGGCCGGACTGATTGGCAAGAACGCCTGCGGTTCGGGCTATGACTTCGATGTGTTCATGCACCGCGGTGCAGGCGCCTACATCTGCGGTGAAGAAACCGCGATGATCGAGAGCCTCGAAGGCAAGAAGGGCCAGCCGCGCCTGAAGCCGCCATTCCCGGCGGGCGCAGGCCTCTATGGCTGCCCGACCACGGTCAACAACGTCGAATCGATCGCGGTCGCGCCCACGATCCTGCGGCGCGGCGCCAGCTGGTTCGCCAGCTTCGGACGCGAGAACAACAAGGGCACCAAGCTGTTCCAGATCAGCGGGCATGTAGAAAAGCCCTGCGTGGTCGAGGAAGCGATGAGCATTCCGTTCCGCGAGCTGATCGAGAAGCATTGCGGTGGCATCACCGGTGGGTGGGATAACCTTCTTGCCGTGATCCCCGGCGGTTCTTCGGTCCCACTGGTTCCTGCCAAGGAAATCATGGACGCGCCGATGGATTTTGACGGGCTGCGCGAGCTTGGCTCCGGCCTCGGCACCGCCGCCGTGATCGTGATGGACAAGTCGACCGACATCGTCCGCGCCATTTCGCGTCTTTCCTACTTCTACAAGCACGAGAGCTGCGGCCAGTGCACCCCGTGCCGCGAGGGTACAGGCTGGATGTGGCGGATGATGGAGCGCCTGCGCACCGGCGATGCGGCGATCGAGGAAATCGACATGCTGCAACAGGTCACCAAGCAGGTTGAAGGCCACACCATCTGCGCGCTGGGCGATGCCGCGGCATGGCCGATCCAGGGCTTGATCCGCCACTTCCGGCCAGAACTGGAACGACGGATACATGAGCACAACGCCAAGTTTGCGGAGGCGGCGGAGTAA
- the nuoG gene encoding NADH-quinone oxidoreductase subunit NuoG, with protein MPKVTVDGQEIEVPDGATVLQACELAGKEIPRFCYHERLSIAGNCRMCLVEVKPGPPKPQASCALPTAEGQEIRTDTEMVKKAREGVMEFLLINHPLDCPICDQGGECDLQDQAVAYGRGGSRYEENKRAVTEKYMGPLIKTVMTRCIHCTRCVRFSEEIAGVDEIGALYRGEDMQITTYLEQAAAHELSANVIDLCPVGALTSRPYAFEARPWELKKTLSIDVSDAVGANIRLDSRGREVMRALPRINDDVNEEWLSDKGRYMVDGLTKRRLDKVFMRKRGKLQPASWDEAFKAIAKQLKGAKSSIAAVAGDMVDCETMFAAKSLLKACGSTLIEGRQTGMDYDVSNLAAVNFNSTLAGIETADAILIVGSHVRWEAPLVNTRLRKAAKRGAKVYIIGPAWEPTFHATFLGSDLSVLSNLPKDLVKHFKEAERPAIIMGGAALAKGALHAGLAAAEKLKVVRDGWNGFNVLHFSAARMGGLMLGFAQKGGMKDIAAAKPKVILSLGADEMNFEPFADALKVYIGHHGDKGAHAADIVLPAASFAEKDGTYVNTEGRVQFAEKAVFAPGDAREDWTILRALADALGVNVGFDSFGELQAAMIAEVPALGEEGLADYGALPAAPKGAKAEGVIEAYPIKDFYLTNPIARASAVMQQCSAELLRGDELKEAAE; from the coding sequence ATGCCTAAGGTCACCGTAGACGGACAGGAAATCGAGGTTCCGGACGGCGCGACCGTCCTGCAGGCGTGCGAGCTTGCGGGCAAGGAAATCCCGCGCTTTTGTTACCACGAGCGCTTAAGTATCGCCGGTAACTGCCGGATGTGCCTCGTCGAAGTTAAGCCGGGGCCGCCCAAGCCGCAGGCATCCTGCGCGCTGCCGACTGCCGAGGGGCAGGAAATCCGCACCGACACCGAGATGGTCAAGAAGGCGCGCGAAGGCGTGATGGAGTTCCTCCTGATCAACCACCCGCTCGATTGCCCGATTTGCGACCAGGGCGGCGAATGCGATCTGCAGGACCAGGCGGTGGCCTATGGCCGTGGCGGTTCGCGCTATGAGGAAAACAAGCGCGCCGTCACCGAGAAATACATGGGTCCGCTGATCAAGACAGTGATGACCCGCTGCATCCACTGCACCCGCTGCGTGCGTTTCAGCGAGGAAATCGCGGGCGTGGACGAAATCGGCGCGCTCTATCGCGGCGAGGACATGCAGATCACCACCTATCTCGAGCAGGCGGCGGCGCATGAGCTTTCCGCCAATGTGATCGACCTGTGCCCGGTCGGCGCGCTCACCTCGCGGCCCTATGCCTTCGAGGCACGCCCGTGGGAGCTCAAGAAGACGCTCAGCATCGACGTTTCCGACGCGGTTGGCGCCAATATCCGGCTCGACAGCCGTGGGCGCGAAGTGATGCGCGCGCTGCCGCGCATCAATGACGACGTCAACGAAGAGTGGCTGTCCGACAAGGGCCGCTACATGGTCGACGGGCTGACCAAGCGCCGCCTGGACAAGGTGTTCATGCGCAAGCGTGGGAAATTGCAGCCCGCCAGCTGGGACGAAGCCTTCAAGGCGATTGCCAAGCAGCTGAAGGGCGCGAAGTCGAGCATCGCGGCGGTCGCGGGCGACATGGTCGATTGCGAGACGATGTTTGCGGCCAAGTCGCTGCTCAAGGCCTGCGGATCGACCCTGATCGAAGGCCGCCAGACCGGCATGGATTACGACGTGTCGAACCTCGCAGCGGTGAACTTCAATTCGACGCTGGCCGGGATCGAGACCGCGGATGCGATCCTGATCGTGGGCAGCCATGTCCGCTGGGAAGCGCCGCTGGTGAACACCCGCCTGCGCAAGGCCGCGAAACGCGGTGCAAAGGTCTATATCATTGGCCCGGCATGGGAACCGACCTTTCATGCGACGTTCCTGGGCAGCGACCTGTCGGTGCTGTCGAACCTGCCCAAGGACCTGGTCAAGCACTTCAAGGAGGCCGAGCGTCCCGCGATCATCATGGGCGGCGCGGCGTTGGCCAAGGGTGCGCTGCATGCGGGCCTGGCCGCGGCGGAAAAGCTCAAAGTGGTCCGTGATGGCTGGAACGGCTTCAACGTGCTGCATTTCTCCGCCGCGCGCATGGGCGGGCTGATGCTCGGCTTCGCGCAAAAGGGCGGGATGAAGGATATCGCAGCCGCCAAGCCCAAGGTGATCCTGAGCCTCGGTGCGGACGAGATGAATTTCGAACCCTTCGCGGACGCCCTCAAGGTCTATATCGGCCACCACGGCGACAAGGGCGCGCATGCGGCGGATATCGTGCTGCCCGCAGCGTCGTTTGCCGAAAAGGATGGCACCTACGTCAATACCGAAGGCCGGGTGCAATTCGCCGAGAAGGCCGTGTTCGCGCCGGGCGACGCGCGCGAAGATTGGACGATCCTGCGCGCGCTGGCCGATGCGCTGGGTGTCAATGTCGGCTTCGACAGCTTTGGCGAATTGCAGGCGGCGATGATCGCTGAGGTTCCGGCGCTCGGCGAAGAAGGCTTGGCCGATTACGGCGCACTGCCCGCTGCGCCCAAGGGGGCGAAGGCCGAAGGCGTGATCGAAGCCTATCCGATTAAGGACTTCTACCTCACCAACCCGATCGCCCGCGCCAGCGCGGTGATGCAGCAGTGCTCAGCAGAATTGCTCCGCGGCGATGAGCTGAAGGAGGCGGCGGAGTGA
- the nuoH gene encoding NADH-quinone oxidoreductase subunit NuoH, which translates to MSYEAAWFSATILLILIIALPVMLAVAMIIYMDRKVLGAVMLRRGPNVVGPFGLLQSFADGLKVFLQETIIPSAANKGIFLLAPIVTFTVALAAWAVIPFDAKMVLADINVGLLYILAISSLGVYGVVMAGWASNSKYPFFSAMRAAAQMISYEVSIGFILVCVVLWAGTFNLNGIIEAQRGHGLGVVNGFFFNPLLFPMWVVFFISCLAETARAPFDLTEAESELVAGFQTEYSSMSFALFWLGEYANILLMCMLNAILFFGGWLPPVDWAPLYAVPGIVWLLGKTLFFFFLFSWIWATVPRFRYDQLMRLGWKVFLPMSLIFVAVISGYLMATGHFGGHSA; encoded by the coding sequence ATGTCTTACGAAGCGGCCTGGTTCTCGGCTACCATCCTGCTAATCCTCATAATCGCGCTGCCCGTTATGCTGGCGGTCGCGATGATCATCTATATGGACCGCAAGGTACTGGGCGCGGTGATGCTGCGCCGCGGGCCCAATGTGGTCGGCCCGTTCGGCCTGCTGCAAAGCTTTGCCGATGGCCTGAAGGTGTTTCTGCAGGAAACCATCATCCCCTCTGCCGCAAACAAGGGCATCTTCCTGCTCGCGCCGATCGTGACCTTTACCGTCGCGCTCGCCGCGTGGGCGGTGATCCCGTTCGACGCGAAGATGGTGCTGGCGGACATCAATGTCGGCCTGCTCTACATCCTCGCGATCAGTTCGCTCGGCGTTTACGGCGTGGTGATGGCGGGCTGGGCCTCGAACTCGAAATACCCGTTCTTCTCGGCCATGCGCGCCGCCGCGCAGATGATCAGCTACGAAGTTTCGATCGGCTTTATCCTGGTCTGCGTGGTGCTGTGGGCGGGCACGTTCAACTTGAACGGCATTATCGAGGCGCAGCGCGGCCACGGGCTGGGCGTAGTCAACGGGTTCTTCTTCAACCCGCTGCTGTTCCCAATGTGGGTGGTGTTCTTCATCAGCTGCCTGGCAGAGACCGCACGCGCGCCGTTCGACCTGACCGAGGCCGAATCCGAGCTCGTCGCCGGTTTCCAGACCGAGTATTCCTCGATGAGCTTCGCGCTGTTCTGGCTGGGCGAATACGCCAACATCCTGCTGATGTGCATGCTCAACGCGATCCTGTTCTTCGGGGGCTGGTTGCCGCCGGTGGACTGGGCGCCGCTCTACGCCGTTCCGGGCATCGTCTGGCTGCTGGGCAAGACGCTGTTCTTTTTCTTCCTGTTCAGCTGGATCTGGGCGACCGTGCCGCGCTTCCGCTATGACCAGTTGATGCGGCTCGGGTGGAAAGTCTTCCTGCCGATGAGCCTGATCTTCGTCGCGGTCATTTCGGGCTACCTAATGGCTACCGGTCACTTTGGGGGGCATTCCGCATGA
- the nuoI gene encoding NADH-quinone oxidoreductase subunit NuoI — protein sequence MSTVTHLIKSFTLWEFLKAHALTFKYLWKPKVTINYPFEKNPLSPRFRGEHALRRYPNGEERCIACKLCEAVCPAQAITIESEPREDGSRRTTRYDIDMTKCIYCGFCQEACPVDAIVEGPNFEYATETREELLYDKAKLLANGDKWERAIAANLEADAPYR from the coding sequence ATGAGTACCGTCACCCATCTCATCAAATCGTTCACCTTGTGGGAATTCCTCAAGGCTCACGCTTTGACTTTCAAATACCTTTGGAAGCCGAAGGTGACGATCAACTATCCCTTCGAGAAGAACCCGCTCTCCCCGCGCTTTCGCGGCGAACATGCGCTGCGCCGTTATCCCAATGGCGAGGAACGCTGCATCGCCTGCAAGCTTTGCGAGGCGGTGTGTCCGGCGCAGGCGATCACCATCGAAAGCGAGCCGCGCGAAGACGGCAGCCGCCGCACCACGCGTTATGACATCGACATGACCAAATGCATCTATTGCGGGTTCTGCCAGGAAGCCTGCCCGGTGGATGCGATCGTCGAGGGTCCGAACTTCGAATACGCCACCGAAACACGCGAGGAATTGCTCTACGACAAGGCGAAACTGCTGGCCAACGGGGACAAGTGGGAGCGGGCGATTGCCGCGAACCTTGAAGCCGATGCGCCCTATCGCTAA
- a CDS encoding NADH-quinone oxidoreductase subunit J, producing the protein MIQTLAFYLFAGLMIASALLVITARNPVHSVLWLILAFFNGAGLMVLVGAEFIAMLLVIVYVGAVAVLFLFVVMMLNIDFAAMRAGFIKNFPLGLLIALILFLELFVGLVAYNAGGIALGTPDGTAAQGLGQSNIEAIGALLYGRYIFLFEVAGIILLVAMIGAIVLTHRQRPDGTRARQDIGKQIRRRPEEATVMKNPEVGKGVEL; encoded by the coding sequence ATGATCCAAACCTTAGCCTTCTACCTGTTCGCAGGGCTGATGATCGCCAGCGCGCTGCTGGTGATCACCGCGCGCAACCCGGTGCATTCCGTACTGTGGCTGATCCTCGCCTTCTTCAACGGCGCGGGGCTGATGGTCCTTGTCGGTGCCGAGTTCATCGCGATGCTGCTGGTGATCGTCTATGTCGGTGCGGTCGCGGTGCTGTTCCTGTTCGTGGTGATGATGCTGAACATCGATTTCGCCGCAATGCGCGCCGGGTTCATCAAGAATTTCCCGCTGGGACTGCTGATCGCGCTGATCCTGTTCCTTGAGCTGTTTGTCGGCCTGGTTGCCTATAACGCCGGCGGGATTGCGCTGGGCACGCCCGATGGCACGGCTGCACAGGGGCTGGGGCAGAGCAATATCGAAGCGATCGGCGCGCTCTTGTATGGCCGCTACATCTTCCTGTTCGAAGTGGCGGGCATCATCCTGCTGGTGGCGATGATCGGCGCGATCGTGCTGACCCACCGCCAGCGCCCCGATGGTACGCGCGCGCGGCAGGACATCGGCAAGCAGATCCGCCGCCGCCCGGAAGAGGCTACCGTCATGAAGAACCCCGAAGTGGGCAAGGGGGTCGAGCTGTGA
- the nuoK gene encoding NADH-quinone oxidoreductase subunit NuoK, with protein MIGIEHYITVSAILFVLGVLGIFLNRKNVIVILMAIELILLAVNINLVAFSAFMNDLVGQVFAMFVLTVAAAEAAIGLAILVIYFRNRGTIAVDDATQMKG; from the coding sequence ATGATCGGTATCGAGCATTACATCACCGTCAGCGCGATCCTCTTCGTGCTCGGCGTGCTGGGCATCTTCCTCAACCGCAAGAACGTGATTGTCATCCTGATGGCGATTGAGTTGATCCTGCTCGCGGTGAATATCAACCTCGTCGCGTTCAGCGCTTTCATGAACGATCTGGTGGGCCAGGTGTTCGCGATGTTCGTGCTGACTGTGGCTGCGGCCGAAGCGGCGATCGGGCTCGCGATCCTGGTGATCTATTTCCGTAACCGCGGCACCATCGCGGTCGACGATGCGACGCAGATGAAGGGTTAA
- the nuoL gene encoding NADH-quinone oxidoreductase subunit L, with translation MHPILFIVFLPLLAAIVAGLGNRMLGNTISKSITTGALFISCALSWPIFVGFLTGSMEASVVPVLKWVESGTLSFDWALRVDALTAVMLVVITTVSALVHLYSWGYMAEDPDQPRFFAYLSLFTFAMLMLVTADNLVQMFFGWEGVGLASYLLIGFWFKKPTANAAAIKAFVVNRVGDLGFMLGIFGTWLVFQTTSIPEILAAAPGMTGSTIGFLGYRLHTMDILCILLFIGAMGKSAQLGLHTWLPDAMEGPTPVSALIHAATMVTAGVFMVCRLSPMFEAAPVALSMVIFVGAATCFFAATIGTTQWDIKRVIAYSTCSQLGYMFFAAGVGAYGAAMFHLFTHAFFKALLFLGAGSVIHAMHHEQDMRYYGGLRKHIPLTYWAMMAGTLAITGVGVLGVFGFAGFYSKDAILEAAFARGTTMATFAFWAGAVAALLTSFYSWRLVFLTFYGKPRWIESEHIQHSVHKTPEQAGEDTTGGYHPHESPLSMLIPLGVLTVGAVFAGFVFKYPFIDGSAEVVNGAFWGGSIYFNENLIHALHGVPLWVKLTATVVMILGFVTAWFAYIKDTSIPAKFVEQFRVVHRFVYNKWYFDELYNVVFVKPAFWLGRIFWQKGDVGTIDRFGPNGAAWLVQQGAVVAKKVQSGYLNSYALIMLLGLVAAITWVLF, from the coding sequence ATGCATCCGATCCTCTTCATCGTATTCCTGCCCTTGCTCGCGGCCATCGTCGCGGGGCTGGGCAATCGCATGCTGGGCAATACCATCAGCAAGTCGATCACGACCGGTGCGCTGTTCATCAGCTGCGCGCTGAGCTGGCCGATCTTTGTCGGCTTCCTGACCGGCAGCATGGAAGCGAGCGTCGTTCCCGTCCTCAAATGGGTCGAAAGCGGCACGCTGTCATTCGACTGGGCGCTGCGCGTCGACGCGCTGACCGCGGTGATGCTGGTGGTGATCACCACCGTATCCGCGCTCGTGCACCTCTATTCGTGGGGGTACATGGCGGAAGATCCGGATCAGCCGCGCTTCTTCGCTTATCTGTCGCTGTTCACCTTCGCCATGCTGATGCTGGTGACGGCAGACAACCTCGTCCAGATGTTCTTCGGCTGGGAAGGGGTGGGGCTTGCTTCCTATCTCCTGATCGGTTTCTGGTTCAAGAAGCCAACGGCCAATGCCGCCGCGATCAAGGCCTTCGTGGTCAACCGCGTGGGTGACCTTGGCTTCATGCTGGGCATTTTCGGCACTTGGCTGGTGTTCCAGACGACTTCGATTCCCGAGATTCTTGCGGCCGCGCCGGGCATGACCGGATCGACCATCGGCTTCCTCGGCTACCGTCTGCACACGATGGATATTCTTTGCATCCTGCTGTTCATCGGCGCGATGGGCAAATCGGCGCAGCTTGGCCTTCACACCTGGTTGCCGGACGCGATGGAAGGCCCGACGCCGGTTTCTGCGCTGATCCACGCGGCGACCATGGTGACCGCGGGCGTGTTCATGGTCTGCCGCCTCTCACCCATGTTCGAAGCCGCGCCGGTGGCGCTGAGCATGGTCATCTTCGTCGGGGCTGCGACTTGTTTCTTCGCCGCCACGATCGGCACCACCCAGTGGGACATCAAGCGGGTCATCGCCTATTCCACCTGCTCGCAGCTGGGCTACATGTTCTTCGCCGCCGGCGTCGGAGCCTATGGCGCAGCCATGTTCCACCTCTTCACCCACGCCTTCTTCAAGGCGCTGCTGTTCCTTGGCGCGGGCTCGGTGATCCATGCGATGCATCACGAGCAGGACATGCGCTATTACGGCGGCCTGCGTAAGCACATCCCGCTCACCTATTGGGCGATGATGGCGGGCACGCTGGCGATTACCGGTGTGGGCGTGCTGGGCGTGTTCGGCTTTGCCGGCTTCTATTCGAAGGACGCCATCCTGGAGGCCGCCTTTGCGCGCGGCACCACGATGGCAACCTTCGCCTTCTGGGCGGGCGCGGTCGCGGCGCTGCTGACCAGCTTCTACAGCTGGCGGCTCGTCTTCCTGACCTTCTACGGCAAGCCGCGCTGGATCGAGAGCGAGCATATCCAGCATTCGGTCCACAAGACGCCGGAGCAGGCGGGTGAGGACACCACCGGCGGCTATCACCCGCATGAAAGCCCGCTGTCGATGCTGATCCCGCTCGGCGTCCTGACTGTGGGCGCGGTGTTTGCCGGTTTCGTGTTCAAATATCCGTTCATCGACGGCTCGGCAGAGGTTGTGAACGGCGCGTTCTGGGGCGGCTCGATCTATTTCAACGAGAACCTGATCCACGCGCTGCACGGTGTGCCGCTGTGGGTAAAACTGACCGCGACGGTGGTAATGATCCTCGGCTTCGTGACCGCGTGGTTCGCCTATATCAAGGACACCTCGATCCCGGCCAAGTTCGTCGAGCAGTTCCGCGTCGTCCACCGCTTCGTCTACAACAAGTGGTATTTCGACGAGCTCTACAACGTCGTCTTCGTCAAGCCGGCGTTCTGGCTGGGCCGCATCTTCTGGCAAAAGGGCGATGTTGGCACGATCGACCGCTTTGGCCCCAATGGCGCCGCCTGGCTGGTGCAGCAGGGCGCGGTTGTCGCCAAGAAGGTGCAGTCCGGATATCTCAATAGCTACGCGCTGATCATGCTGCTCGGCCTGGTCGCGGCAATTACCTGGGTGCTCTTCTGA